From the genome of Maniola hyperantus chromosome 9, iAphHyp1.2, whole genome shotgun sequence:
cacctatagacgcctaacagccagacacccccgatcgccaagcttaggcagttgcttcataaaagtcggcccacgcccgttccctaccctcattccgcacattgtcttgattacgtgacttaaGAGCCACCAAACACAACAAAGTATTCAACCCTGTCTCCCGCcgaacattttacgattttgttttcacttttcatgcaaaaccttgtgtATGCTACGCGCACTCTTGATTCTTGAGGTTGATTTCTCTGTGGATTCTACCATACATACATCCTtagattaattatatacttacagAATAATTAATCTGAGCCTACATCAAATAAATaggataaattattttaaaagcaaTCCATCATACCAATCACATTGTTATTATTGTCCATGTTTACCGCGGGCTAGTCGCTCCTGCGGTTTTCCTTCATCTTACACGCATTTGCTGATGACGTGACGGCATTGGAGTATCAATATTAGGAACGCTGTCATGTTTATTTATAGTCAAGTTACAGTCTCACTCTGGTTTAGGTAAAGTACATAGGTAAGGAGAACATTCGATGAAGGACGACAAATAGGTACCTTGCTTTAGGTTAGTAGTTAGCGCGACTGCTTTCTACAATAACTAGTGGACTTAGGTACAAGGTTTTTTTCTAGATTATTGGGAGACTTCTATTAACAAATTATCTAGGTACATACCTAAGCACCTACTACAGTGTATCAGCAAAACTGTATCGCACAACGTGTTCGTACTTCGCCCACTGCCACGTAGGAATCAATGAGTTTATAAAAACGAATGGTGGCAAGATTGACGATCTTATAAATTGCTACGATGCTTTTCTATCGAAACGTTAATGATCTGCCACACGGTAGTTGACCCACGAGAGGCACGAGAAGGGCCCACGGACCACACGGCGCGTGGCGCGGCTTTGTTTACGCGCTCAGCTGTCAGCGAGGTTGTAGCTGGCGAGTGGCGCGCAGACTGCGGGTCAAGGTCACAGGTCGCGCAGGCGCAGCGCGGGGACGGGGTCAATGTTACCGAATGTCAGGAGCGAGTCGCGCCTGGTGCAATGCAACAGCAATTCGCTTGCCGATGTATTCTCCGGTCAGTCATTTGACATTTCAAAAGCCACTACAAGTTAGAATAATTATTCGGGAATCAATAAAAAACTGATTGGTTTTGAATTTAAAACGACTTACTAGTTACTactgaactagatgatgcctgcgatttcgtctgcatggatttaggttttaaaaaccccgtggaaactatttttacttatttcaaGAGTATTTAGCCaagttgctgactaatattcccctttcctcttcaattactgtgctaggagtaggtactacaatagtgcaacgggcgggatttgaaccggcgaccttacggttttcagtccgctcctttaaccgttgagctatcgaggctcaataTATTTGATTAtgacaaaatatttaatttgtcagaataaaaagtaatctaGTTATGTCCGTGTTTAGTGTGCAGATGCAGGTTACCTCTGTACCTCAAATAAGTAGGGGCTACCTCTGTATGTACTTCAAGTAAGTAGGGGCTACCTCTGTACCTCAAATAAGTAGGGGCTACCTCTGTATGTACCTCAAGTAGGGGCTACCTCTGTACCTCAAATAAGTAGGGGCTACCTCTGTATGTACTTCAAGTAAGTAGGGGCTACCTCTGTACCTCAAGTAGGGGCTACCTCTGTACCTCAAGTAGGGGCTACCTCTGTACCTCAAGTAGGGGCTACCTCTGTACCTCAAGTAGGGGCTACCTCTGTACCTCAAGTAGGGGCTACATCTGTACCTCAAGTAGGGGCTACCTCTGTACCTCAAGTAGGGGCTACCTCTGTACCTCAAGTAGGGGCTACCTCTGTACCTCAAGTAGGGGCTACctcatgtaagtaggtaggtgatGCCCGCACAACGCCATtcacgtagatatttttaaagcccgtaggaactcttatttttcgggataatgaaatcccgggatgcaagttacgTCTGTAGtcagataggccgtgaaaagctagcagacagacagacacagtcgcattaattataatattagtttggatgtACCTTTAGGGTAATCCTGTCCTTAGGACAAGAGGAAGGAAATACCAACTTCCCTTAATATCACATTTATTCACATGACGTGTTCCCAATAAGTGAACTGAGTATGGAGTGAGGTACAAAATATGAAACATATTCCTAGTGGCGGCGAGTGGCGACAATCCGCCGTCAGGTGCAAGCGTCGTGTCACATGTGCATGTGTCCCTCTCCCTACATACCGACTTTACCcaggataatattatgtttctatATGGTATCTTTGAGAAAGTAGGTACCTGGACTGTCTGAAAATACTGAACACGCCGCGCAGGAAGGAACACAGAAACTGAACACGCCGCGCAGGAAGGAACACAAAAACTGAACACGCCGCGCAGGAAGGAACACAAAAACTGAACACGCCGCGCAGGAAGGAACACAAAAACTGAACACGCCGCGCAGGAAGGAACACAAAAACTGAACACGCCGCGCAGGAAGGAACACAAAAACTGAACACGCCGCGCAGGAAGGAACACAAAAACTGAACACGCCGCGCAGGAAGGAACACAAAAACTGAACACGCCGCGCAGGAAGGAACACAAAAATAACACctttacatttatatttcatttattcatAAGGCTTAACTTTATAAATAGTgctttattcataataataataagtaaagaAACGTACTtacgtaaaaattaaaatacataaaccCGAATTAAAAATAACGTTGTAGAGGGGGTTTCTCAGGCGATGAAGAAAAGAGGAATATATATTTTTCACTATTACAGTTTATAACAATTGATTCACTTAAACCTAGCGTAAAACTCTGCCCCaaccagtgtttccatgtacacggtaattaccgtagatgcaccgtaattcagtcctaatctaccgtcaaggtaatatgccCATTaacttgaccgtgtcaccgtaatacaaaaatcacgttaaaaattcataatatactccgtaatacgagtacgaatctcaagctgagatctatagagcgcactttgactttgctcagacttaagattgagttaaaacgagacagatttatgtgagagatatagctctatctcgttttaactcggtCTTAagcctaagcaaagtcagagtgcgctctatagatctcagcctcagtcaccttagcatatttcgtaatggcaacatttctcttgctctcggtttaagcatcaaatctcagcaatctattttcgtccttattcaagcaattaggaaggaatgaaatgtaaaattaatgagatttaacaaaatattaatatgaataaatccgtatacgaaaaagatattgctatgctaggagagtcagattcagaataatattaataattgattaaaaagcaaattcgtgactattttcttttaaaaatgacacggtaatttacacggtattcttttagctaatccaccgtaatttaatctagaaacaccgtaattttaacccttcaacacggtaattctcgatttacatatggaattGGAAACACTGGCCCCAACTCCCAACTCCCAAGTCCCAGTAGATGTGGATGCAGAATTTTTCGGTACTACTAAAACTGGCGTTAAACTCTGTCCCAGCCCCAGCAGGTGTGGACTGTGGATGCAGAGTTCGTTGCTCGTATGAGTACCGGGCGAAGGTTGATTATGATCCATTAAGCTGGCCGATATATTCCCGGCCCCACGGTATGGAGTAGCGCGAAGTAACATTctactagcgccatctagttttaaGGTCGAGAACTAAAATTGGTTACaacatctaataataataatcgaatATCTTTTTACATACGAGTGCGCGACCAACTCTCGGCCGGACAGCGCTCGTGCGATTCTCGTGCTCCGAGTTCTGACATTGAAATCATAATATCTTACGCGAAACGAGTCCGGGAGTCTATCGTTGATCGTGTATCGAGATGACaaccggggagggaacgccccgcacagcctccgcactGACCCggtgcgagtgacgtgcggcCTCCTatcccggttgccatctcaacctgtcgcagactatacataTCCACGAGGCTCTGTCAGGGCGATGCAAATGTGAGTGAGCGCATTCGGATGTTTCGCGCTTGTGTATAATTCATATTGGTTTCATAGATCCAGGATGAAGGATGTTCACCTCCACTCGCGTCCCCCAGCGCTGGGGAGGGGCGGCGACGCTCGGTCAGCTGCTGGGCGCGGCGGgagcggcgggcgcggcgggcgcggggcGCGTGAGGTGGCTGGGCGCGTCCGCGAACGCGAACTTGAGGCGGTAGGCCTCCGCCACCAGCACGCCGATGTGCGAGTCCGTCCAGTTGTGCGTCGGCACGTTCTGCAGCAGCAGCATCAGCCCCTGCAACAGAGCGCAGTCGACGACATTGTGATGGCTCCTTACCTAGGCAATTGTCCTCTCTAATACTGGCCAGTCAAGGTTCGACCGCCTGCCATGGGTTGGGGTCAAAGGTCTACAGTTCAATCTACACTTGCCAAAAAAATGTTTACATTAACCATTGCATACCCAgcatatattttttgaaaatgacAACCATTTCCTGGACTGCACCTGGAAGTCTCTCTCCAGCACGAGGCGCTCGCGCCAGTGCAGCAGGAAGGCGGCGCAGACGTACCTACAGCTAGAACAGACGGATACTACAGCGAGGTGAGTAGAGGGGGGAACGCACCTGGAAGTCTCTCTCCAGCACGAGGCGCTCGCGCCAGTGCAGCAGGAAGGCGGCGCAGACGTACAGCTGGAAGGTCGCGAAGCCGTCGGACTCGGCGAGGTAGGTGTCCCACAGGCGGATGCTGCAGGGCAGCGGGATCTCGCGCGTCAGCAGGTTGTTCATCCAGCGGAAGGAGAACTGCAGGTAGTCGACGCCGTGGCGCTGCAGGTGCTCGTGCAGCGGCCGGTCGATGCGCGCGATCAGCTCCTTCAGCTGGTTCACCTGCAACGCACCAAGGAGTTCACTCATTACTAGCAGTCattctttattttaaacaaatttcATATTTTGAAGTATTTTTTTCACTGTTGTGCCTTCTAATGCGATCACTCGGTGGACTATGAGCACTTTGGCGTGATTGGAGACAACTTCTAATTCGATCAGTCGGTGGACTATGAGCACATTGGCGTGATTGGAGACAACTTCTAATGCGATCAGTCGGTGGACTATGAGCACATTGGCGTGATTGGAGACAACTTCTAATGCGATCAATCGGTGGACTATGAGCACATTGGCGTGATTGGAGACAACTTCTAATGCGATCAGTCGGTGGACTATGAGCACATTGGCGTGATTGGAGACAACTTCTAATGCGATCAGTCGGTGGACTATGAGCACATTGGCGTGATTGGAGACAACTTCTAATGCGATCAGTCGGTGGACTATGAGCACATTGGCGTGATTGGAGACAACTtccccagcgggaaaactcTACAAGTCTCAGCTAATTATCCAGTATATGAGTTCAGTCGACGCATCGCCTGCAGCATTGTCAACTGCACTGCCAGGCGATTTGGATGGTGTTTTGTAGTTGCAACTATAGCTTCTAATGTCTTCCTTTATTGTGATGATATGGATCATGGATTAGATAGTTGGATAGTCGCCTTGGATAGTTgtttcaaaatataattttgagcTCTTAGTACAACATATGACCATATTGGCTGTATTATTGTCTTGTATATCAGGAGCTTGTTGTCTAAGGAAAGTCTGGAGTTCCTTGAGAGCATCCAGTACAGCTCTCTATGTCGGGGATAGATCTCATCCCTCTTGGTTTGAACGTGTTTCTTCCAGGTGAGCCTTCAGTCTAAGTGCATGCCCAAGCCCAAGTACCCGACTTTGTCACTCCGCGAAAGCTGACTGTTCTGCAGTAAGACTGGAGAACAGTTTCCTCGACGAAGAGTAAATGTTGTGTGGACTGACTTTGTACCGCTACTTTTTATTCTCCATTTCGACAGCCATTTGTCAATCTCGTTTAGACCACATTGCAAAATAGCTTTGTCAGGATTTTTAACGCGAACAACAACAGCGGTATCATCCGCGAATGTAGCCACAGTGACATCGTGGTAGGTCACTTGTCTAGATTGTGTAAAGTAAAGGACCTAGGACTGAGCCTTGTGGCACACCAGCTGTGATTGGGCGGACCGAAGTGGTGTATTCAACATCCTTGACTTGAAATATCCTATCGGTCAggtaaaatttcaataatacaaaGAATGTATGAGGTAGTATATTGATTTAATTTTGAACAGTAGTCCTGTATGCCACACATTATCAAACGCTTGCTTTACATCAAGGAATGCAGAAGAGCAGTTTTCTTTGTGTTCAAGCATTGCATCTCTAAAAGTTCTGCATACCCTGTATAGTGTGTATCTGTTCTATAATTCCATGATGCTGCCGGAAGAAAAATTGATGGTCTGGAATGATATACATCTTGAGCAGAGTTCCTTCATAAGCCTGTGCAGCACAATTTATTCACATATTTTTAATGTCACAGGTACTGTATGATAATCTGTGAGACCATGCACAGTGCAGCCAACATGAATAATGCCATAAAACAAAATGGTGAGGAACACAATACCTCTATTGGGTAATTCCGATATGACTTTTTTATCAATTAGATCAAAGCCTATCTTTCTTGCTATCCTGGAATTTTGAGTAGAAGTCAGGTTTTAGTTTTTCATTGTTGTCCAGTTCTATATAGAAGAGATTACAAGAATAATATGCACATAACTGGCTCACCTTGTACTGTATCCCGAGTTGGGCGAAGATGTAGTTGTCCTGGATGCTGTCGAGGAACTTGGACAGGCACCAGAAGGAGTCGGCTTCGATGATGTCACGCTGCCGTGGCGCCAGGCTGTCCAGCGGGAAGTTGTCTAGCTCCTGGCCCGGAGCCGCCTCCTGCAGGAACACCATGAAGAACGGCGTGACCAGGTCGTTGATGCCTTGCACGTAGCCCGACGCAGGGTGCCGGATCGCCCAGATGTAGAGGATGCGCTCGAACATTACCTGGGAATCAATGACACCTGCTTTCAGAAGAAAAGTGTAGTGTGCATTTTGCAAACAATCATTTTGAGtcaacctacctactattcaattattttaacacatcttcaatttatattattttgtaaccataataatataatatgacctTTCATCTAATTCGCATCAGAAGAAATTGACTGAGATTTCGACATACAGCCCAAACCACATATATGCATTCATTTTAATGTAGACCCTCATCAAAAGGATTTCCAGAAATTCCACTGGTTAGCTCCTGGTTTGACAGTGAGCCTCCTCACCTGCACGGTGGGCTGCTGGAACAGCGCCACGAGCGGGCTCATGCGCGGGATGTCGATGTGGATCTGGCGGTAGGTGTCCTCCTCGCGCTCCGCGTCGTAATACTGGCGCACCAGGTGGCGGTAGTCGGCGCGCTTGCGCTCCAGCGTGTCGGCGCGCCGCTCCGCGCTGGCGGGCAGGTAGCCGGCCAGCAGACGCCACGTAACCGCTCGCGCCTGCCAACAACACAGTGAACTGTAGGGCCTGTCCAATCAGAGTCCACTGGTGAGTGTAGACTGTAGACGTTCCAATCTTGGTGATATtgctaaaaattaatttattattactttgtaactacaattttggtacatgaaaaataaaaataaataaataaataaataaaaaacttttatttaaaagaataaacCGTCAATGTGACTAAATTGATGCTGTCCTAATTTAAGTAGATATAgatatt
Proteins encoded in this window:
- the Tbc1d22 gene encoding TBC1 domain family member 22B, which translates into the protein MESAGAEHDKNGSVAETFWRTPQRVPGRPRTVERGEVMSSSSYQQFQASVNDAWDLGDDDVVSGIADAKISKAISQTAALNVINSHRNATKASEAGQPRAEVAAARRPGGAPLRHYPGRPRPVRLSALASRDDSSESKLERFQQLLHSAVLDLDELKQLSWAGIPTKARAVTWRLLAGYLPASAERRADTLERKRADYRHLVRQYYDAEREEDTYRQIHIDIPRMSPLVALFQQPTVQVMFERILYIWAIRHPASGYVQGINDLVTPFFMVFLQEAAPGQELDNFPLDSLAPRQRDIIEADSFWCLSKFLDSIQDNYIFAQLGIQYKVNQLKELIARIDRPLHEHLQRHGVDYLQFSFRWMNNLLTREIPLPCSIRLWDTYLAESDGFATFQLYVCAAFLLHWRERLVLERDFQGLMLLLQNVPTHNWTDSHIGVLVAEAYRLKFAFADAPSHLTRPAPAAPAAPAAPSS